Within Candidatus Marinimicrobia bacterium CG08_land_8_20_14_0_20_45_22, the genomic segment AGACCTCGTAGAAATTTCACCCAATGCTGATCCTCCCGTCTGCAAAATCATCGATTATGGGAAATATAGATACCAACTGCAGATGAAAGAGCGGGAAAGTAAAAAGAAACAACATGTCATTAAAATCAAAGAGGTGAGATTTCGACCGCATATTGGAGAGCATGATCTGATTATGAAGGTCAACGCCGTTAAGAAATTCCTTGGTGAAGGTTGTAAGGTAAAGATTACGCTCATGTTTCGCGGTCGCGAAATGGCCCGAAAGGAAATCGGAGCCGAACTGGTCAACAAAATTGTTGAACAGTTATCCGATATAGCCGTAGTCGGAAAAGCGCCTGCCAGTGAAGGGCGCACCATCATAACGTATTTGACTTCAAAATAGGAGAACTCAATCATGCCGAAAATGAAAACAAGAAGATCAGCAGCAAAACGGTTTAATCTCACCGGAACGGGTAAGGTTAAAAGGAACAAGGCGTATCATTCTCATATCCTGACATCGAAATCACCCAAGAGAAAAAGAAGCTTAGGCCAATCCACAATTGCTGCATCTAGCGATGTTCAACGCATTAAAAAAATGATTATTGCATAAGGAGAATCGATAATGCCACGTGCTAATAGTTCCGTACCTCATCATCGGAAACATAGAAAAATCGTCAAGATGGCGAAAGGCTACCGCGCTTCGCGGAGCACGCTATATGTCAACTCAAAGGATGCCATCGAAAAGGGCTTGCAATACGCTTACCGTGATCGACGCACCAAAAAGAGAAATTTCCGCGCGCTCTGGATCGCCAGAATCAATGCCGGGGCTCATCTTTACGGAGTATCTTACAATAAATTTATCCACGGTTTGAAAGTGAATGGCATCAATCTCGACCGCAAAGTACTCGCCGATATGGCTGTGAACGATCCGTCGGGATTTGCCAAGCTTGTCGAATTAGTAAAGGTATAGACAGATGAACCTCTTGGAACGCGCCGAAGAGGTTCGCTTGCAACTGAAAAACGATCTTGCAAAAGTCGGAAGCGATCTTCCATCGGTTGAGACCTTCAGAATTAAGTTTCTAGGGAAAAAAGGAATCATTCCGGCACTTTTTGGAGAGTTTTCCGCGTTAAATAACGATGCCAAACGGCAATTCGGCAAGACGCTGAACGATCTAAAAAACGAAGCCGAACAAGCGGTCATTTCGCTTCGGGAGCGTTTTAATAAACAAGAGACCGATTCTGAATTTTTTGATTTCACATTGCCGGGAAAGCCGCCATCAATGGGTCATCTTCATCCAGTAACGCAGACTCTCAACCGTATTACGGATATTTTCAGGGAAATCGGTTTCCAAATCGAGTATGGGCCAGAAGTTGAAACGGATTATAATAACTTCCAGGCATTGAATATCCCGGAAAATCACCCAGCGAGAGATATGCAGGACACATTTTACATCGACGATTCCATTGTTTTACGCACACACACTTCGCCAATACAGATTCGGACGATGTTGAAATCAAAACCACCTATTCGTATCCTTGCGCCGGGGCGTGTTTATCGGAATGAAGCAATCAACGCCCGCAGTTATTGTTTGTTTCATCAGATCGAAGGACTGTATGTTGACGAACATGTTACGTTTACCGAACTGAAAGGGACAATCGAATATTTTGCGAAACGGTTTTTTGGAAAAGATGTGATTATCCGGTTTCGTCCGAGTTATTTTCCATTTACCGAACCCAGCGCGGAAGTCGATGTCTCCTGCTACTTGTGCGGTGGAAAAGGTTGCCGTGTTTGTAAATATACCGGTTGGTTGGAGATCATGGGTTGTGGTATGATCGATCCGGCTGTTTTGGACGAGGTCGGCATCGATCCAGAAAAATACACGGGCTACGCTTTCGGAATGGGCGCTGATCGGATCGCTTTGCAAAAATATGGAATCGATGACATTCGGCTCTTTTTTGATGGTGATGTTCGATTCTTAAAACAGTTTTAGACCTATATGATTATCAATACCAAATGGCTGGAAAAATATACCGAAGTCCCGTTTTCCCCGGGTGAACTGGGAGAACGGCTGACATCGTTGGGCTTGGAATCTGCGGTTCGTAAGTCGCCGATTGACGATCTAAAAGGAGTCATTGTTGGAAAAGTTCTTGACGTCCAGCGTCATCCAAATGCAGACCGTTTGAGTGTTTGTAGCGTAAGCGTCGGCGCCGAAGAACTTAGCATTGTTTGCGGCGCGCCGAATGTAGCTAAAGGGCAGAAAGTCCCACTAGCTCTTATAGGAACTACATTGCCGAATGGATTGACACTGAAACCAACCAAAATCCGTGGCGTCGATTCTAACGGAATGATTTGCGCCGAGGATGAGCTTGGAATCTTGGATAATCATGCCGGCATCATGGTCTTAGACCCGGATGCGCCGGTTGGAATGGAATTATCTGAATATCTGGAAAAGAACGGGAAGACATTGGAAGTTGATCTAACATCAAATCGTCCCGATTGCGCTTCTCATATCGGCGTTGCACGCGAACTGGCGTTAATAACCGGGAAAGAATTGCGCATTCCTACCGCGACGATCGAAGAATCTAACGAACCTGTCGAAAACTACATCAACATGGAAATCGAAAATGCGGTCGGTTGCCCACGATATGCCGCTCGTGTCATTCGTGGCGTCAGAATTGCTCCATCGCCAATCTGGTTAACCAAAGCGTTGGAAGGCATTGGTATCCGGTCAATAAACAATGTCGTGGATGCCGCTAATTTTGTGTTGATGGAAACTGGTCATCCGCTACACACTTTTGATTACCGAAACATTCATGGAGAAAAAATTGTCGTCAGAAGCGCAGTAGATGGCGAAATTGTGACGACACTCGATGGTTCTGAAAGAAAACTTACCCGAAATGTGTTACTAATTTGCGACGCAGAACGTCCGGTAGCAGTCGCAGGAATCATGGGACTTGCTAATTCCGAAATAACGCTGGCAACGACGGATGTTTTGATCGAAAGCGCCTATTTCGATCCGGGGACAATCCGAAAAGGATCAAAATATCTCGGACTTCAGACGGACGCTTCGTATCGATTTGAACGCGGCGCTGATCCGGAAGGCGTAATTTTTGCGCTCAACCGGCTGACAAGCCTAATCGTGGAAGTCGCTGGCGGAAAAGTATGTCGCGGTATTATTGATCGATATTCTTCTCCGATTATCAGAAGTGAAATTACTGTGCGGTTTGAACGTATTTTTTACTTGCTGGGCATTCGCATTGATCCGGTTTGGATTCATCGGCTTTTTCAAAAACTTGGTGCTCAAATCATCAGTGTTGATTCGGAAAAGATTGTGTTAATTTCGCCTTCATTCCGACCGGATTTGACGCGTGAGGTTGATTACATTGAAGAAGTTGTCAGAGTTTATGGAATATCAAATGTTCCTTCCGCGCGTCGGTTACAGATACAACCGATCGTCGACGTACAAACACAGTATGATCTCGTTGAAAAACTTCGCGCGACCGTCTGTTCGTACGGTTATGATGAACTCTTTAACAATTCGCTCGTATGCGAAAGGTGGACGACATTCGGCATAAATCCTGCTCAACCTGTCAAGTTGAAAAATCCACTCAGTCAGGAAATGGCATATCTGCGCAACTCTCTCATACCTGGAATGATCGCCGCGGCGAAGCGGAACTTTAACCGTAAAAACGTAAATTTGAAATTGTTTGAGATTGGTTATGTTCAGGGATTCGATCCGAAATCGGAAACTTCGGCAAAGGAAACGCAAAGATTAGCAGTGTTGATTTCCGGTGAACTCGAGGAAAAACACTGGATACATTCGTCGGTGAAGAGCGATATTTTTATTCTGAAGGGTGTTATTGAAGACCTGGTCGCTCGTTTTGGACTCCCCATAACGATGTTTGTCCCGCGGGAAAACGAATATTTTCGTCATCTCATGGGTGTCGTTACTGATAAAAGAGAATTTGGATATGTGGGTGAAGTCGATCCAGGTTATTTGAAAAATGATTGGGATATCGAGATTCCCATTTTCGTTTTGGAGTTGGATATATCCGATTTGACCCAAATGGCGCATCTGGCGGTTAAATATCATGAACTGCCAATATATCCTTCCATAGAAAGAGACGTTTCGATCTGGGTACCGGAGAAACTTTCCGTCGGTGAAACCATGGAAACAATCCGCAAACATGGTGGAGAGTATCTGCAAGAGGTTCGTTTCTACGACCTCTATTCAGGAAAAAGTATTGACAAATTGAAAAAAAGTTTTACATTTAATTTAGTTTTTCAGGCTAATGACCGAACATTGAAAGACGAGGAAGTTGACAAAATAATGGTGGCGATTCACAACGCGCTGACGAAAGAACTGAACGCAAAACTTCGCTAAACGGGAACGAAAATGGACTTGAGCTCGCTGAATACACTCGAAGAAAAGATCAAAAGTTTACTCTTCGTTATCACAGAACTTCGTTCCGAAAATCTGAAAATGAAAACCGATCTGAAAGAAGGATCGTCCATTGAAGTGATGCTCGACCAGAAAAAGCGCCATGAGTTACGAAACAAAGTCGAAGGATTGTTGGAACTCCTAAAGGACTTTTAACCGCTTGCAATTGTGAAAGGTATTTGACAACGAATAAATCATAAAAGATGGAAGAGATTATAGAAAATTTAGTTCGCGTAACAATCTATGGGCAAGAATATACGATCAAGGCAAAAGCCGAACCAGCGTATATCACCAGCGTCGCAAATTACGTTAACGAAAAAATGGAAGACGTGGAAAAAGCCGTTCCAACCGTTCAATCAAGCATACGCGTGGCGATTTTAGCCGCTATGAACATTACTGATGAATTGTTCAGCGCCAATAAAGATAAAGAAGAAATTCTTAAAACTATCGATGACAAATCGATGTTTTTAATTGATATTATCGACGAGAAACTAAAGAAATAAATCGATCCATCTTTTAACTGATCAACACGTTCGTTTCGCCGTTATGTAAATCGCGAATCGGATCGTTGATTTTAACGTCGATGTGAATCGATTGAGAAGATGCATAATGTCCTGGTTTTATATAATTACGGCTATTCTGGGAATGTGCGGCGGTGCGGTACTTGCGCTTTACCTGTACATACAAAAATTGAAGAAAACCCATTCTTCGATTTCCGAACTTTTGGTTACCGCCACAAAAACAGCGGAAGACCTGAAGCGAGAAGCTCGCCTCGAAGCGAAAGATGAAGCGATTCGGATTAAACAACGCGCCGAAGACGAATCGCGTAACAAGTTTCGGGAAATACGGGAGACCGAAAAAAAACTCGTCAAGCGCGAATTTTATCTCGACAAGAAAATGGAACTCGCGGATCGAAAAATCGAGGAATTGGAGAAAAAAGATGAGGAAATTCGAAAAATCAAAGAGAACGTTTCCCGGATAGAGTCTGAAGCTCAGGGAATCGTAGTCCAGCAGACCGAGCGTTTGGAAAAAATCGCCAGCATGACCCAAAAGGAAGCCGAAGACATCTTGATGAACAACCTTTTAGAAAAAGCCAAGGCTGGAATTTCCCGAAAAGCAAAAGAAATCCGCGATACAGCCATCATGGAGGCAAATCGCGAAGCCAGTAAAATTATCGTCTCAGCCATTCAGCGTTCGGCGGCGGATCATACCGCTGAATCGACTGTTTCGGTGGTCAACCTTCCGAATGAAAACATGAAAGGCAGAATCATCGGTCGCGAAGGTCGAAATATCCGGCATTTCGAGTTACTGACCGGCGTTGAAATCATTGTGGATGATACGCCGGAAGCGGTTGTGCTTTCCGGATTCGATCCGATTCGGCGTGAAATTGCCCGCGTTGCCCTCGAAAAACTCATTGTCGATGGAAGAATTCATCCAACCCGGATTGAGGAAATGATCGAAAAATCAACTAAGGAGGTGGAAGAAACTATTATTAAAGCCGCCGAAGAAGCGATTGATGAAGTCAAACTTTCGCAGTTCCAGCCTGAAATGCTGAAGATGATTGGCAAACTTAAATACAGGACGTCCTACGGTCAAAATGTGCTTAAACATTCAATTGAAGTCGCTTGGCTTTCCGGTTTGATGGCG encodes:
- a CDS encoding phenylalanine--tRNA ligase subunit alpha produces the protein MNLLERAEEVRLQLKNDLAKVGSDLPSVETFRIKFLGKKGIIPALFGEFSALNNDAKRQFGKTLNDLKNEAEQAVISLRERFNKQETDSEFFDFTLPGKPPSMGHLHPVTQTLNRITDIFREIGFQIEYGPEVETDYNNFQALNIPENHPARDMQDTFYIDDSIVLRTHTSPIQIRTMLKSKPPIRILAPGRVYRNEAINARSYCLFHQIEGLYVDEHVTFTELKGTIEYFAKRFFGKDVIIRFRPSYFPFTEPSAEVDVSCYLCGGKGCRVCKYTGWLEIMGCGMIDPAVLDEVGIDPEKYTGYAFGMGADRIALQKYGIDDIRLFFDGDVRFLKQF
- a CDS encoding cell division protein ZapA, with protein sequence MEEIIENLVRVTIYGQEYTIKAKAEPAYITSVANYVNEKMEDVEKAVPTVQSSIRVAILAAMNITDELFSANKDKEEILKTIDDKSMFLIDIIDEKLKK
- a CDS encoding 50S ribosomal protein L20, yielding MPRANSSVPHHRKHRKIVKMAKGYRASRSTLYVNSKDAIEKGLQYAYRDRRTKKRNFRALWIARINAGAHLYGVSYNKFIHGLKVNGINLDRKVLADMAVNDPSGFAKLVELVKV
- a CDS encoding phenylalanine--tRNA ligase subunit beta; translated protein: MIINTKWLEKYTEVPFSPGELGERLTSLGLESAVRKSPIDDLKGVIVGKVLDVQRHPNADRLSVCSVSVGAEELSIVCGAPNVAKGQKVPLALIGTTLPNGLTLKPTKIRGVDSNGMICAEDELGILDNHAGIMVLDPDAPVGMELSEYLEKNGKTLEVDLTSNRPDCASHIGVARELALITGKELRIPTATIEESNEPVENYINMEIENAVGCPRYAARVIRGVRIAPSPIWLTKALEGIGIRSINNVVDAANFVLMETGHPLHTFDYRNIHGEKIVVRSAVDGEIVTTLDGSERKLTRNVLLICDAERPVAVAGIMGLANSEITLATTDVLIESAYFDPGTIRKGSKYLGLQTDASYRFERGADPEGVIFALNRLTSLIVEVAGGKVCRGIIDRYSSPIIRSEITVRFERIFYLLGIRIDPVWIHRLFQKLGAQIISVDSEKIVLISPSFRPDLTREVDYIEEVVRVYGISNVPSARRLQIQPIVDVQTQYDLVEKLRATVCSYGYDELFNNSLVCERWTTFGINPAQPVKLKNPLSQEMAYLRNSLIPGMIAAAKRNFNRKNVNLKLFEIGYVQGFDPKSETSAKETQRLAVLISGELEEKHWIHSSVKSDIFILKGVIEDLVARFGLPITMFVPRENEYFRHLMGVVTDKREFGYVGEVDPGYLKNDWDIEIPIFVLELDISDLTQMAHLAVKYHELPIYPSIERDVSIWVPEKLSVGETMETIRKHGGEYLQEVRFYDLYSGKSIDKLKKSFTFNLVFQANDRTLKDEEVDKIMVAIHNALTKELNAKLR
- a CDS encoding 50S ribosomal protein L35, with protein sequence MPKMKTRRSAAKRFNLTGTGKVKRNKAYHSHILTSKSPKRKRSLGQSTIAASSDVQRIKKMIIA
- the rny gene encoding ribonuclease Y, with the translated sequence MSWFYIITAILGMCGGAVLALYLYIQKLKKTHSSISELLVTATKTAEDLKREARLEAKDEAIRIKQRAEDESRNKFREIRETEKKLVKREFYLDKKMELADRKIEELEKKDEEIRKIKENVSRIESEAQGIVVQQTERLEKIASMTQKEAEDILMNNLLEKAKAGISRKAKEIRDTAIMEANREASKIIVSAIQRSAADHTAESTVSVVNLPNENMKGRIIGREGRNIRHFELLTGVEIIVDDTPEAVVLSGFDPIRREIARVALEKLIVDGRIHPTRIEEMIEKSTKEVEETIIKAAEEAIDEVKLSQFQPEMLKMIGKLKYRTSYGQNVLKHSIEVAWLSGLMAAELGLNGEIAKRAGLLHDIGKAMDRNVTGTHAIIGMEFAKKYREHPIVVNAIGSHHDEIEATHPISVIVQAADQISGSRRGARGDTLESYIQRLAKLEEIANSFAGVSKTYAIQAGREIRVIVENEVVSDIESDTLSEDIAAKIQAELNYPGQVKVVVVREHRSVSYAK
- a CDS encoding translation initiation factor IF-3, translating into MEKDLKINNQIRSLSVRLIDSDGKQIGIVSSREALRIAEEKNLDLVEISPNADPPVCKIIDYGKYRYQLQMKERESKKKQHVIKIKEVRFRPHIGEHDLIMKVNAVKKFLGEGCKVKITLMFRGREMARKEIGAELVNKIVEQLSDIAVVGKAPASEGRTIITYLTSK